A genomic stretch from Chryseobacterium sp. SNU WT5 includes:
- a CDS encoding SIS domain-containing protein has translation MNKTQILQIAKNALSIEIDELEKLRSRLDSDFLKALELINSAKGKLIIVGIGKSAHVGNKMVATLNSTGTPAQFLHASEAIHGDLGVIQKTDIVLCISNSGNSPEIVALLPYLKEYSSSLIAMTGNSKSKLAEFSDVVLSTFVEKEACPIKLAPTSSTTVQMALGDALAVCLMELNGFKETDFAKFHPGGSLGKNLTAKVEQFLSAQKPQVSENASLRDIIISVSSSKHGITVVTDQDKITGVITDGDLRRMLMSEQDLSKFTAKDIMSKNPKSVDKNSLAKEAMQLLKARNIGQLIVTENGQYFGIIDIHRLLDEGIN, from the coding sequence ATGAACAAAACGCAAATTCTACAAATTGCTAAAAATGCGCTATCAATCGAAATTGACGAACTGGAAAAACTACGATCTCGTTTAGATTCAGATTTCCTGAAAGCTTTGGAACTGATTAATTCTGCAAAAGGTAAATTAATCATTGTTGGGATTGGAAAATCTGCGCATGTTGGAAATAAGATGGTCGCAACCCTTAATTCTACCGGAACTCCTGCTCAGTTTCTTCACGCTTCGGAAGCAATTCACGGAGATTTGGGAGTCATTCAAAAAACAGATATCGTTCTTTGTATCTCAAATTCCGGAAACTCACCCGAAATCGTTGCCCTTCTACCTTATTTAAAGGAATATTCTTCTTCACTTATTGCCATGACGGGAAATTCAAAAAGTAAACTTGCGGAATTTTCAGATGTAGTACTTAGTACTTTTGTAGAAAAGGAAGCCTGTCCGATCAAATTGGCTCCCACAAGTTCAACAACAGTACAAATGGCTTTAGGAGACGCTTTGGCAGTATGCTTAATGGAACTCAATGGATTTAAGGAAACCGATTTTGCAAAATTTCATCCCGGCGGAAGTTTAGGTAAAAATCTCACAGCAAAAGTAGAACAGTTCTTATCTGCTCAAAAACCACAAGTGTCAGAAAATGCTAGTTTGCGTGATATTATTATTTCTGTAAGCAGTTCAAAACATGGGATTACGGTAGTGACCGATCAAGATAAGATTACCGGAGTAATTACAGACGGTGATTTGCGTAGGATGTTAATGAGTGAGCAAGATCTATCTAAGTTTACGGCGAAAGATATTATGAGTAAAAATCCCAAGAGTGTTGACAAAAATTCACTGGCAAAGGAAGCAATGCAGCTCTTAAAAGCCAGGAATATTGGCCAATTAATTGTGACAGAAAATGGTCAGTATTTTGGTATTATCGACATTCACCGTTTACTTGATGAAGGAATTAATTAA
- a CDS encoding response regulator transcription factor, whose translation MNKSENKPIKILLGDDHHIVRQGIHFVIEDIVADAEIIHAASLEQILDQIKSNPVEFAFLDAQFPDGNSLSIVAEIKRLQPEIKILIFTSFEEENYSLKFIKEGADGFLSKMSEEAEIQNAIREIIENGTYLPPFTQKMLQFSDEHIALLNPLNQLTERELEIAMMYAKGYGNLEIANSLALRQNTISTFKKRIFDKLKITTLVELIDLIRIHHDI comes from the coding sequence ATGAACAAATCCGAAAATAAACCAATAAAAATTTTACTAGGAGATGATCACCATATCGTGCGACAAGGTATTCATTTTGTTATCGAAGATATCGTGGCAGATGCGGAAATCATTCATGCAGCCAGTTTGGAACAGATTCTTGATCAAATAAAATCTAATCCTGTAGAGTTCGCTTTTTTAGATGCGCAGTTTCCCGATGGTAATTCTCTTTCTATTGTGGCGGAAATTAAGCGGTTGCAACCTGAGATCAAAATTTTAATTTTCACCAGTTTCGAGGAAGAAAACTATTCTTTAAAGTTTATTAAAGAAGGTGCTGATGGCTTTCTGAGTAAGATGAGCGAAGAAGCTGAGATCCAAAATGCAATACGCGAAATAATTGAAAATGGAACATATTTGCCGCCTTTTACCCAAAAAATGCTGCAATTCTCCGATGAGCATATTGCACTCTTAAATCCTTTGAATCAACTGACAGAAAGAGAATTAGAAATTGCTATGATGTACGCCAAAGGTTACGGTAATCTGGAAATTGCAAATAGTTTAGCGCTTCGTCAAAATACGATCAGCACGTTTAAAAAAAGAATTTTTGATAAACTGAAAATAACCACATTAGTTGAGTTAATAGACTTAATTAGAATCCATCATGATATCTAA
- a CDS encoding VOC family protein, with protein sequence MATVNPYLMFDGKCKEAFDFYKDAFGKDFADINFFGDMPPQEDMPPLSEAQKGMVMHVRLEISAETILFGSDIFPGTPGFKHGDNYAVSLNADSREEATNLFTKLSEGGTVTMPLVDTFWGAYFGMWKDKFGIDWMVNYDDPAKVQAD encoded by the coding sequence ATGGCAACAGTAAATCCTTATCTAATGTTTGATGGAAAATGCAAAGAAGCATTTGATTTTTATAAAGATGCTTTCGGAAAAGACTTTGCAGATATTAATTTTTTTGGTGATATGCCGCCACAGGAAGACATGCCGCCTTTATCGGAAGCGCAAAAAGGAATGGTCATGCATGTAAGATTAGAAATCTCGGCAGAAACCATATTGTTTGGAAGTGATATTTTCCCTGGAACACCTGGCTTTAAACATGGCGATAATTATGCAGTTTCGCTCAATGCAGATTCTCGCGAAGAAGCTACTAATTTATTTACCAAATTATCCGAGGGTGGAACGGTAACAATGCCTTTAGTTGATACCTTTTGGGGCGCTTATTTTGGGATGTGGAAAGATAAATTCGGTATCGATTGGATGGTGAATTATGACGATCCAGCGAAAGTTCAGGCAGATTAA
- a CDS encoding sensor histidine kinase, with protein MFYKIKYRQLIHYSLIACALCIQLIIAIFMYNEYFNGKKLDVIEHKLQETRVLKSLMEDSRQDLLSAQNNLQKYVFDNKKQHLEAYFESLRNLNKNLDSISAYKNINPSLKNFIDSRKDELSKLPDLEKTIGSVYKEFKKPVTKKVPFKIKDFKVKSISKKQDTKIEYSLDSVEKKSLVSRLKDAVNNDVKVQREVLVISTKSGDSVNTKKINKDIDSIITGVNNHYANEIKKYESGLDQSQTKNNNLYRIYDELIVYSNNWMGIYNIAISDFSNDLEKQFYEQNSVNNKIRKYAVLGLMLLMFLILILIVYYNRQSQRYEKELKIAYEEINKNLNFKNKILGMLSHEIRSPLKIINIFIDRISKKTNDDTIADYLKSIKFTNNSLLIQANQILEYTKNQEKQVELKPIEFNLRNEIEAILHAFQPYIESKNNIFKAKNGINPETTVLADNIKIHQVFINILGNANKFTENGEIKVNIETSSIDEKRLRLNVKVSDTGAGISKSDIKKIFEPYFQGVISDEIDNLGAGLGLNLCKEIIDLFQGNISAESTLGKGTTVSFAINLNIVK; from the coding sequence ATGTTTTATAAAATAAAATACAGACAACTTATTCATTACTCGCTAATTGCATGCGCTTTATGTATTCAATTAATCATTGCAATATTTATGTATAATGAATATTTTAATGGGAAAAAGTTAGATGTAATTGAGCATAAACTTCAGGAAACGCGGGTTCTGAAAAGCTTAATGGAGGATTCGCGGCAAGATCTTTTGAGTGCGCAAAATAATCTGCAAAAATATGTTTTTGATAATAAGAAGCAACATTTGGAGGCTTACTTCGAGTCTTTAAGGAATTTGAATAAAAATTTAGATAGTATCAGTGCTTACAAAAATATAAATCCTTCCCTAAAAAATTTCATCGACTCAAGAAAGGATGAATTGTCAAAACTTCCCGATCTCGAAAAAACGATCGGTTCTGTTTATAAGGAATTTAAAAAACCAGTAACAAAGAAAGTTCCTTTTAAAATAAAAGATTTCAAAGTCAAAAGTATTTCTAAAAAACAAGATACCAAAATTGAATATAGTTTAGACAGTGTTGAAAAAAAGAGTCTGGTTTCCAGATTGAAAGATGCTGTTAATAATGATGTAAAAGTTCAGCGTGAGGTACTGGTGATTTCGACTAAATCTGGTGATTCCGTCAATACCAAGAAAATCAACAAAGATATCGACAGTATCATCACAGGTGTAAATAATCATTATGCAAATGAAATAAAGAAATACGAATCTGGTCTTGATCAGTCACAGACCAAGAATAACAATTTGTATCGTATTTATGATGAGCTTATTGTTTACAGTAATAATTGGATGGGAATTTACAATATTGCCATAAGTGATTTCAGCAATGATCTAGAAAAACAATTCTATGAACAAAATTCTGTCAACAATAAAATACGAAAATATGCGGTCTTAGGCTTGATGTTATTGATGTTCTTAATTTTGATACTGATCGTTTACTACAACAGACAATCACAGCGATATGAGAAAGAACTCAAAATTGCCTACGAAGAAATTAATAAAAACCTTAATTTTAAGAATAAAATTTTGGGAATGTTAAGTCATGAAATACGTTCTCCTTTAAAAATTATCAATATTTTCATCGATAGAATTAGCAAAAAAACAAATGATGATACGATTGCAGATTATTTGAAATCGATAAAATTTACGAATAATTCATTATTAATTCAGGCCAACCAAATTCTGGAATACACCAAAAATCAGGAAAAACAAGTTGAATTAAAACCTATCGAATTTAACCTTCGAAATGAAATAGAAGCCATACTTCATGCATTTCAACCTTATATAGAATCGAAAAATAATATTTTTAAAGCGAAAAATGGCATTAATCCTGAAACAACTGTTCTCGCTGATAATATTAAAATTCATCAGGTTTTCATCAATATTTTAGGTAACGCCAATAAGTTTACAGAAAATGGTGAAATTAAAGTAAATATTGAAACTTCCTCTATTGATGAAAAACGACTGAGACTCAATGTCAAGGTTTCCGATACTGGAGCAGGTATTTCAAAATCGGATATTAAAAAAATATTTGAACCTTATTTTCAAGGTGTGATTTCTGATGAAATTGATAATCTGGGAGCAGGTTTAGGTTTAAATTTATGCAAAGAAATCATCGATCTTTTCCAGGGAAATATTTCTGCAGAAAGCACGTTGGGAAAAGGAACAACTGTATCTTTCGCCATTAATCTGAATATCGTAAAATGA
- a CDS encoding glycosyltransferase, giving the protein MNKTRVHKKESLGVKIERALSKIKALTKKEFGVLILVQILMFTAIYAVNNFHPYFEELHFVRMQTLSGRILIFSLLTILVFQISFLLYIAYLFFKYKAIPSVTDEELPSCTIIVPAYNEGKLVYETLLSIAASDFPMHKMEVIAVDDGSKDDTWYWINKANADLENTITVYKQPVNKGKRHALHIGFTTGTGDVFISIDSDSVVEKNTITNLISPFAVNKNCGAVAGNVKVLNKNQGMIPRMLNVSFVFSFEFMRAAQSSLGFVLCTPGALSAYRREAVLHSLKDWIDQKFLGRAATIGEDRAMTNLILKQGYDVQFQRNANVLTNTPTSFKTLHKMFTRWGRSNVRETLMMNRFVFSDFRKKNKTGARFIFINQWVNLIAAFPLMILMFYFLMTHPLLYLSSALTATFIFASIQMLFFSRKYNFVDALWAYPYSVFYLFGLFWIFPFSIATVKNGGWLTR; this is encoded by the coding sequence ATGAATAAAACTCGTGTACATAAAAAAGAATCTTTAGGTGTCAAAATAGAACGCGCCCTCTCAAAAATTAAAGCATTGACCAAAAAAGAATTTGGTGTTTTAATTTTAGTACAAATACTCATGTTTACTGCTATTTATGCCGTCAACAATTTTCATCCTTATTTTGAAGAACTTCATTTCGTAAGAATGCAAACCCTTTCGGGACGTATTTTAATTTTCTCTTTGTTGACGATCTTAGTATTTCAGATTTCGTTTCTACTTTACATTGCCTATTTATTTTTCAAATATAAAGCGATACCGTCCGTAACTGATGAAGAGCTTCCAAGCTGTACTATAATTGTACCTGCGTACAATGAAGGAAAACTGGTTTATGAAACACTCTTAAGTATTGCTGCCAGTGATTTCCCGATGCATAAAATGGAAGTTATTGCAGTAGACGATGGTAGTAAAGATGATACTTGGTATTGGATTAATAAAGCAAATGCAGATTTAGAAAATACGATAACTGTTTATAAACAACCTGTAAATAAGGGAAAAAGACATGCTTTACACATCGGATTTACCACAGGAACGGGTGACGTTTTCATCTCAATAGATAGCGATTCTGTAGTAGAAAAAAATACGATCACAAATTTAATTAGCCCTTTTGCGGTAAATAAAAACTGTGGTGCAGTAGCAGGAAACGTGAAGGTTTTAAACAAAAATCAAGGCATGATTCCAAGAATGCTCAACGTGAGTTTTGTATTTAGTTTTGAATTTATGCGTGCTGCCCAAAGTTCTTTAGGATTTGTATTATGTACGCCAGGCGCTTTATCTGCTTACCGCAGAGAAGCAGTTTTACACAGCTTGAAAGATTGGATTGATCAGAAGTTTTTAGGTCGTGCTGCGACGATAGGGGAAGATCGTGCGATGACTAATTTAATTTTGAAACAAGGTTATGATGTTCAATTTCAAAGAAATGCGAATGTTTTAACAAATACGCCAACGTCATTTAAGACATTACACAAAATGTTTACAAGATGGGGAAGAAGTAATGTGCGGGAAACCTTAATGATGAACCGTTTTGTTTTCAGTGATTTCAGAAAGAAGAACAAGACTGGTGCAAGGTTTATTTTTATTAATCAATGGGTAAATTTGATCGCCGCGTTCCCTTTGATGATACTGATGTTCTACTTTTTAATGACCCATCCACTTTTATATCTAAGTTCAGCATTGACGGCGACTTTTATTTTTGCCAGTATTCAGATGTTATTTTTCAGTAGAAAATATAATTTTGTAGATGCGCTTTGGGCCTATCCTTACAGTGTATTTTACTTATTTGGACTTTTTTGGATTTTTCCCTTTTCAATTGCTACCGTTAAAAATGGAGGTTGGTTGACAAGATAA
- a CDS encoding DUF1398 domain-containing protein gives MKFTLEQITETQTKSRNIFPVLIQQFKILGVDQFITFVSDGHTDYFDDEKEKITSEGSQDLVISDNTNAGKFIERLKLHQNGETDYASFCNDCAENGIDNWIVDLQKMTCTYYDKSGNETLVEKVPNISL, from the coding sequence ATGAAATTTACTTTAGAACAAATCACCGAAACTCAAACAAAAAGTAGAAATATATTTCCGGTATTAATTCAGCAATTTAAAATATTGGGAGTTGATCAATTTATCACTTTTGTTTCCGATGGACATACCGATTATTTTGATGATGAAAAAGAAAAAATTACTTCAGAAGGTTCACAAGATCTTGTAATTTCTGATAATACCAATGCAGGAAAATTCATCGAGCGATTAAAATTACATCAAAATGGTGAAACTGATTATGCAAGTTTTTGTAATGACTGCGCAGAAAATGGGATTGACAATTGGATTGTAGATTTGCAAAAAATGACTTGCACGTATTATGACAAAAGCGGAAACGAAACACTAGTGGAAAAAGTACCTAATATTTCTCTTTAA
- a CDS encoding 3-oxoadipyl-CoA thiolase translates to MNNAYIIDGTRSAIGNFKGSLAAVRTDDLMASVLKSLIEKNPDLPLDKIDDVIIGCANQAGEDNRNIARMALLLAGIPINVPGETVNRLCASGMSSIVQAMRAIRSGEGDLFISGGVEGMSRGPYVISKSESGFATDQKMYDSSFGWRFINPQMEKTYGIDAMGKTAENLAELYKISREEQDEFALHSQMKATKAQESGRLAEEISDIKIPQRKGEAVVINKDEFIKPTSTLEILGKLRAAFIKENGTVTAGNASGLNDGAAAVIVASDDAVKNYNLKPMAKILSSAVVGVEPRIMGIGPVEATKLALKRANLTLDQIDIIELNEAFASQSIACLKELGLANNDARVNVNGGAIALGHPLGMSGTRITYSAALELQKTGKKYALATMCIGVGQGYAIILENVNI, encoded by the coding sequence ATGAACAACGCATATATTATCGACGGAACCCGTTCCGCAATCGGAAATTTTAAAGGAAGTTTGGCTGCAGTGAGAACGGATGATTTAATGGCTTCTGTCCTTAAAAGCTTAATTGAAAAAAATCCAGATTTACCTTTAGATAAAATTGATGATGTGATCATTGGTTGCGCAAACCAAGCGGGTGAAGACAATCGTAATATTGCGAGAATGGCTTTGCTTCTTGCCGGAATTCCTATTAATGTTCCCGGTGAAACAGTGAATAGACTGTGTGCATCTGGAATGAGTTCCATTGTACAGGCAATGCGAGCTATTCGTTCAGGTGAAGGAGATTTATTTATTTCCGGCGGAGTTGAAGGAATGTCACGTGGACCTTACGTAATCTCGAAATCGGAAAGCGGATTTGCAACCGATCAAAAAATGTATGATTCAAGTTTTGGGTGGCGATTTATCAATCCTCAAATGGAAAAAACCTACGGAATCGATGCCATGGGAAAAACCGCTGAAAATCTTGCTGAACTGTATAAAATCTCTCGGGAAGAACAAGATGAGTTTGCTTTACATTCTCAAATGAAAGCCACGAAAGCCCAGGAATCAGGGAGATTGGCAGAAGAAATATCTGACATCAAAATCCCACAAAGAAAAGGTGAAGCGGTAGTAATCAATAAAGATGAGTTCATCAAACCTACTTCCACTTTAGAAATTTTAGGAAAATTAAGAGCCGCTTTCATTAAAGAAAACGGAACCGTAACTGCCGGAAATGCTTCTGGATTAAATGACGGTGCAGCTGCTGTAATCGTTGCTTCTGATGATGCGGTGAAAAATTACAATTTAAAGCCAATGGCTAAAATATTGAGTTCTGCGGTAGTTGGAGTTGAGCCTAGAATTATGGGAATCGGTCCGGTTGAAGCTACTAAATTAGCTTTGAAAAGAGCAAACTTAACCTTGGATCAAATCGACATTATCGAACTGAATGAAGCTTTTGCTTCTCAAAGTATTGCGTGTTTAAAAGAACTCGGACTCGCAAATAATGATGCGAGAGTCAACGTAAATGGTGGCGCAATTGCGCTCGGTCATCCACTTGGAATGAGTGGAACCAGAATCACTTACTCTGCTGCTTTAGAACTTCAAAAGACTGGAAAGAAATATGCCTTGGCTACGATGTGTATTGGGGTCGGACAAGGTTATGCAATTATTCTGGAGAATGTAAATATCTAA
- a CDS encoding MBL fold metallo-hydrolase yields the protein MIFVLVLILLIIAATFLFLQHPTFGKAPSGKRLERILKSPHYKKDKFDNINFTPPIAEETSMPKVLFHFLFTKNKNLIPKQKFNFTKTDLLNLDPSENIYVWMGHSSYFLQIDGEKILVDPVFSGNASPVTFTTKAFKGSDLYTTEDIPELDYLIITHDHWDHLDYETVKKLNPKVKQVITGLGTGEHLEYWNYDPAKIIELDWGENFDLGNGFKVYAETARHFSGRGLKRDQAIWASFVFETPQRKIYIGGDSGFDDHFEKIGNQYGGFDLAILENGQYNKDWRYIHMLPDEFLVAAKNLKAKRIIPVHNSKFALALHHWKEPLEMISAFNEKENLRMITPKIGEKVNWEDDEKVYEKWWENRQ from the coding sequence ATGATTTTTGTTTTAGTTCTCATATTATTAATTATAGCAGCAACATTCTTATTCTTGCAACATCCAACATTTGGAAAAGCTCCGTCCGGAAAACGTTTGGAACGGATTTTAAAATCACCGCATTATAAGAAAGATAAATTTGATAATATTAATTTCACACCGCCAATTGCAGAAGAAACATCAATGCCCAAAGTATTATTCCATTTTCTTTTTACTAAAAATAAAAATTTAATACCAAAGCAGAAATTCAATTTTACCAAGACAGATTTATTGAATTTAGATCCAAGTGAAAATATTTATGTTTGGATGGGACATTCCTCCTATTTTCTTCAGATTGATGGTGAAAAAATTCTTGTAGATCCCGTTTTCAGTGGAAATGCTTCACCTGTAACTTTCACCACGAAAGCTTTTAAAGGATCAGATTTATATACTACAGAAGACATTCCTGAGCTGGATTATCTAATCATCACTCACGATCATTGGGATCATCTGGATTATGAAACGGTAAAAAAACTCAATCCAAAAGTAAAGCAAGTTATTACTGGTTTAGGAACTGGCGAACATTTAGAATATTGGAACTACGATCCCGCAAAAATCATTGAATTGGATTGGGGCGAAAATTTTGATTTAGGAAACGGTTTCAAAGTTTATGCGGAAACAGCGCGACATTTTTCCGGACGGGGTCTTAAAAGAGATCAGGCAATTTGGGCGAGTTTTGTTTTTGAAACTCCACAAAGAAAAATTTATATTGGTGGCGATTCTGGATTTGATGATCATTTTGAAAAGATCGGAAATCAATATGGCGGTTTCGATTTAGCAATATTAGAAAACGGTCAATACAATAAAGATTGGCGCTACATTCACATGCTGCCAGACGAATTTTTAGTAGCCGCTAAAAACTTAAAAGCTAAAAGAATAATTCCTGTTCACAATTCAAAATTTGCTCTCGCATTACATCATTGGAAAGAACCTTTAGAAATGATTTCAGCGTTTAATGAAAAAGAAAACCTGCGAATGATCACTCCGAAAATTGGCGAAAAAGTAAATTGGGAGGATGACGAAAAGGTTTATGAAAAATGGTGGGAAAATCGTCAGTAG
- the tatC gene encoding twin-arginine translocase subunit TatC: protein MSEGKEMSFWGHIGELRAHMVRSLIAIVICAIIVGFNVNWIMDHIFFGPTRNDFYTFRVVNHFSRELLGHDSITLPGHFAVQQKKLFEQFNVMMAVSIFGGIVAAFPYLVWELWRFISPALHPKERKNSVFLINFVWILFAIGIMCGYFLILPFAINFGLLFKVSDSITQLFDLSDYTTLFMQIVLGMGLVFLFPIVVYFTTSIGILTPAFMRKYRRHAIVLIMVVAAIITPADVLSMMMAAIPLLLLYEFSIMMSAYTYKKVEKRKLEEEKSRL, encoded by the coding sequence GTGAGCGAAGGTAAAGAAATGTCTTTTTGGGGACACATCGGTGAATTAAGGGCACACATGGTTCGCTCATTGATCGCAATTGTCATATGTGCAATTATAGTTGGGTTTAATGTAAATTGGATCATGGATCATATTTTCTTCGGCCCAACCCGAAATGATTTTTATACTTTTAGGGTAGTCAACCATTTTTCACGGGAACTGTTAGGACACGACAGTATTACCCTTCCTGGTCATTTTGCGGTTCAGCAGAAAAAGCTTTTTGAGCAGTTTAATGTGATGATGGCGGTTTCGATCTTCGGTGGTATTGTAGCAGCATTTCCTTATTTAGTATGGGAATTATGGCGATTCATTTCTCCCGCTTTACATCCCAAAGAGCGTAAGAACTCTGTTTTTCTCATTAATTTCGTTTGGATATTATTTGCAATCGGAATAATGTGCGGTTACTTTCTGATTCTGCCTTTTGCGATTAATTTCGGTTTACTTTTCAAAGTCTCTGACTCGATTACTCAACTTTTTGACTTGAGTGATTACACCACCTTATTTATGCAGATCGTTTTGGGAATGGGGCTCGTGTTCTTATTTCCTATCGTCGTGTATTTTACAACATCAATTGGAATCTTAACTCCTGCATTCATGCGTAAATATCGCCGTCATGCGATTGTTCTGATAATGGTTGTTGCTGCAATTATAACTCCTGCAGACGTTTTAAGTATGATGATGGCTGCTATTCCTCTTCTTCTTTTGTATGAATTTAGCATCATGATGAGCGCGTATACTTACAAAAAAGTTGAAAAAAGAAAATTGGAAGAAGAGAAGTCTAGACTCTAG
- a CDS encoding tryptophan-rich sensory protein, protein MKKILQIANGFFLIFTIIFNYLSNTGIFNGKTIANVSNQYHNLFTPAGYAFSIWGFIYLLLIGFVFYTGRSLFNSSKNQADPFVEKIGWWFVISCIANCAWILTWLYGYTGISVIVLSVSLISLLIILTEALKYNSSPAQKWFINFPFQIYAGWVSVALIAAVAAWLTKIEWSRFGLSEVIWTIILIIIASIIHLFMTWKKNAPIFAFVAVWALVAIAMANKEVSHEIYLAALVAAGILFITSCLKIFKKSSL, encoded by the coding sequence ATGAAAAAAATATTACAAATTGCTAACGGCTTCTTTTTGATATTCACGATCATCTTTAATTATTTAAGCAATACCGGAATTTTTAATGGGAAGACGATTGCAAACGTTTCCAATCAATATCACAATTTATTTACGCCGGCAGGATATGCCTTTTCCATTTGGGGGTTTATCTATTTACTTTTAATTGGGTTCGTTTTTTATACGGGCAGAAGTTTATTCAACTCTTCGAAAAATCAGGCAGACCCATTTGTAGAAAAAATCGGCTGGTGGTTTGTGATTTCATGTATCGCAAATTGCGCCTGGATTTTGACGTGGCTTTATGGTTACACCGGAATATCAGTTATTGTTTTGTCAGTCTCCCTTATTTCTCTTCTAATTATTTTGACGGAAGCTCTAAAATATAATTCAAGTCCAGCACAAAAATGGTTTATTAATTTCCCTTTTCAAATTTATGCTGGTTGGGTAAGTGTTGCGTTAATCGCAGCTGTAGCAGCTTGGTTAACAAAAATTGAATGGAGCAGATTTGGACTTTCAGAAGTAATCTGGACTATCATTCTAATTATCATCGCTTCCATTATTCACCTTTTTATGACTTGGAAAAAGAACGCTCCTATTTTCGCTTTCGTTGCAGTTTGGGCTTTAGTTGCTATTGCAATGGCGAATAAAGAAGTAAGTCACGAGATTTATTTAGCAGCTTTGGTTGCGGCGGGAATTCTCTTTATTACTAGCTGTCTTAAAATATTCAAAAAAAGCTCCCTTTAA
- a CDS encoding DinB family protein, protein MQDVFNAQEAQHFIDRINKLTPFAIPAWGKMTVDQMLAHCNVTYEMVYEPQKHKAPGGIAKFILKKFVKPKVVGEKGYSKNSPTAPQFLIKERQDYILEKKRLIGFIQKTQQLGREAFDGKESFSFGKLKAQEWNNMFAKHLNHHLEQFGV, encoded by the coding sequence ATGCAAGACGTATTTAATGCTCAGGAAGCGCAGCACTTTATTGACCGTATAAATAAGCTTACCCCATTCGCAATACCGGCTTGGGGGAAAATGACTGTAGACCAGATGCTGGCACATTGCAATGTGACCTACGAAATGGTATATGAACCGCAAAAGCATAAAGCGCCAGGTGGAATTGCAAAATTTATTTTGAAAAAATTTGTAAAGCCGAAGGTTGTTGGTGAAAAAGGTTATTCTAAAAATTCTCCGACCGCACCTCAGTTTTTAATAAAGGAAAGACAGGATTATATCTTGGAAAAAAAACGGCTTATTGGTTTTATTCAAAAAACGCAACAGTTAGGTCGAGAAGCATTTGACGGAAAAGAATCCTTCTCTTTTGGGAAACTGAAAGCCCAAGAATGGAATAATATGTTTGCAAAACACTTGAATCACCACCTGGAACAATTCGGCGTTTAA
- a CDS encoding Crp/Fnr family transcriptional regulator has product MKLLDQISKYIKPDDVTEDFLRNETQTKTFAKGELLSHQNTYNRNVYYMEEGLARTYYFEKGKDITTNFYSEGKSFGSIDTIFASVPSIYNIETLEESTITFCDYKKLEELCSVSLTSANFSRFILGNLMTQMTKRISSLQHMTAKEKYAQLLEENPNIILRAPLGMIATFLGISQETLSRIRSEI; this is encoded by the coding sequence GTGAAACTCCTTGACCAAATTTCAAAATATATAAAGCCAGACGATGTTACCGAAGATTTTCTTAGGAACGAAACGCAAACCAAAACTTTTGCAAAAGGTGAATTATTAAGCCATCAAAATACCTACAACCGAAATGTCTATTACATGGAAGAAGGTTTAGCGAGAACGTATTATTTTGAAAAAGGAAAGGATATTACCACCAATTTTTATTCAGAAGGAAAATCATTCGGCAGCATCGACACGATTTTCGCCAGTGTTCCTTCCATTTATAATATCGAAACTTTGGAGGAAAGTACCATAACTTTTTGTGATTACAAAAAGTTAGAAGAATTGTGTTCCGTATCTTTAACTTCTGCGAATTTCAGTCGGTTTATTTTGGGGAACTTAATGACACAGATGACCAAACGGATAAGTTCTCTACAACACATGACGGCGAAGGAGAAATACGCTCAGCTTTTGGAAGAAAATCCAAACATCATTCTGCGTGCTCCGTTGGGAATGATTGCCACTTTTTTGGGTATTTCTCAGGAAACGCTCAGCAGAATTCGAAGCGAAATTTAA